Proteins from one Psilocybe cubensis strain MGC-MH-2018 chromosome 11, whole genome shotgun sequence genomic window:
- a CDS encoding DDB1- and CUL4-associated factor 13, which produces MERMFAKPLVDSLEGHIDAVEVLYRRPGFLTGVASGSWDGGIILHNLATRKPIAKIPQAHKGKRQGYASLRMVKGFLAAVSIVT; this is translated from the exons atggaaaggatgTTCGCGAAGCCGCTTGTGGACAGTCTGGAAGGGCACATCGATGCTGTTGAGGTCCTGTACAGGCGACCTGGCTTCCTAACAGGTGTGGCCAGTGGAAGCTGGGATGGAG GAATAATCCTCCACAATCTTGCAACCCGAAAACCGATCGCCAAAATTCCCCAGGCGCACAAGGGAAAGCGTCAGGGCTATGCTTCTCTCCGgatggtcaaaggcttcttaGCTGCGGTGTCGATCGTAACGTGA
- a CDS encoding UDP-glycosyltransferase 84A1, translated as MQIFAPTSILLEGGQSYGSTGGHIVKVPGLPDMYDWEFFPQEVPLEIDVSVIIKMANEGLEGSDAAFITTGYAAEEVATDALKAWYAKRQQGCYVIGPLVPPKTSNPAEGMTGSAETEEFLNKMLQSHGEKSVVYMSFGTVFWPTKQDYIGEVINAFIEKNMPFIICYASPFASLSEDLIVKINSSGIGLVSKWVPQQYILNHPATGWFVTHGGHNSVMEALGSGIPMICWPFEGDQPAAAAYLSVNLKVAFELLEVRTGEKGLKPLLRSGKQAKGTKEAVAFEIREVIDACRGPEGKALRNNAEKIKDRLKKAWETGGSSRSELQSFCEKFNVDLIFFRQSALRVEASR; from the exons ATGCAAATATTTGCGCCCACTAGCATTTTGTTGGAGGGTGGCCAG TCTTATGGGTCTACCGGAGGACATATTGTGAAGGTTCCCGGCCTTCCTGATATGTACGACTGGGAATTTTTCCCTCAAGAA GTTCCTCTCGAAATTGACGTTTCGGTGATCATTAAAATGGCTAACGA AGGCCTTGAAGGAAGCGATGCCGCGTTTATAACGACCGGATATGCTGCGGAAGAGGTGGCCACGGATGCTCTCAAAGCTTGGTACGCTAAAAGACAACAAGGATGCTATGTGATTGGTCCCTTGGTTCCTCCCAAAACTAGCAACCCTGCAGAAGGAATGACTGGCTCGGCTGAAACTGAAGAATTTCTAAACAAAATGCTCCAGAGCCACGGAGAAAAATCAGTTGTTTAT ATGTCTTTTGGGACCGTATTCTGGCCAACAAAACAAGACTACATTGGCGAGGTTATCAATGCATTTATTGAGAAGAATATGCCATTC ATAATTTGCTATGCATCACCCTTTGCAAGTCTCTCGGAGGATCTGATCGTTAAGATAAACAGCTCTGGTATTGGACTTGTGTCTAAGTGGGTTCCACAACAATACATTCTCAACCATCCG GCTACTGGATGGTTTGTGACGCATGGAGGACATAACAGTGTAATGGAGGCTCTCGGGAGTGGCATTCCTAT GATTTGTTGGCCTTTTGAGGGCGATCAacctgccgccgccgcatACCTTTCTGTCAATCTCAAGGTCGCATTCGAACTGCTGGAGGTTAGAACAGGAGAAAAAGGTTTAAAGCCTCTGCTTAGGTCCGGTAAACAGGCCAAAGGGACGAAGGAAGCCGTGGCGTTTGAGATCAGAGAGGTTATCGACGCTTGCCGTGGCCCAGAAGGCAAGGCTCTGCGAAACAACGCCGAGAAAATAAAGGATCGGTTGAAGAAAGCTTGGGAGACTGGCGGATCCAGTCGCTCTGAACTTCAGTCCTTCTGTGAGAAGTTCAATGTTGATCTGATATTTTTCAGGCAGTCGGCTCTGAGAGTGGAAGCGAGTAGGTGA
- a CDS encoding Transcription elongation factor SPT5, whose translation MKKIDPRIRQFLDTEAQVDDEISEEDEQTGSGEIDREDGFIDDDTPPDVGHSVLPTQLSVHRHTEGALERLISRIESRINAAGDGGFAIPEDPDDTLHDNGLLYIPRADDYPLWRVECRVGIEEQAVMSLLSTVSEVHQVRSAFTRGSTQGSIYIECKMNQALVDLLLRTPGVLRNGLGIKRQLIDSSEYSQVLGMRDGPVDVGAWVVIKKGLYKGDVGVVSQKSFQHARILLIPRLHTTPQNPLKRKSSTVKPAAKLFDPDHFRQLFPTDVQSRGPDCYCFRDMDFEQGLLAQNLDHRSFTVNVKDIPHDFYTMFRMSQHPAVNRSHMPRPREWTLKEGDAVLICSTPSTSTSFFAPAILKVMDTYYAEVLEIGTHGVPLADNPTKRVPWQEIRKDVKIGQHVCVRGGHHTGKTGWVVALKDDRVHFVSKKFEGEIPTYFRDGDEVIESTEVFVNFVDIAKEPVVLHHKHEPEQTAIIPYVRQPESGPLPKTPPHPWCGVKVKISKQHHPRKGEYGVIQDVKENLDDNTITLHMQLTRYDPNAPFHRISVRYDDVVEFASSLELVLFLDPGEGHIRPTPTQTLSTPQPEQGHDTSAHHPYLMERPSGSATPLPTPAPNNLSSPPSPAWDPSSRTPLSDSVASDPLWMPPAPPPHVLLNPKLVGVKLNAVVDGGDFSKQLIAVSIELHGNEVVLRHKKYHTWISLEPRWVTPKYPHPIHDNNLLVVIKGDHSGKYVRRIHHRLDQLTKKINIILSVVARTVGSPDSLTGEQLELDPQFLCTVPETKKERELNWRVMNTTRAMHNRGPSQNQ comes from the exons ATGAAGAAG ATAGATCCCAGAATCCGCCAGTTCCTGGACACCGAAGCTCAAGTTGACGACGAAATTTCTGAGGAAGACGAACAGACGGGATCCGGAGAAATAGATAGAGAAG ATGGATTCATCGACGATGATACACCCCCGGATGTTGGGCATTCCGTTCTACCGACCCAGTTATCAGTTCATAGGCATACCGAGGGAGCATTAGAGCGCTTGATTTCGCGCATCGAGTCCAGAATCAATGCCGCGGGAGATGGGGGATTCGCCATTCCTGAAGATCCAGACGATACACTCCATGACAATGGTTTGTTGTACATACCTAGGGCGGATGATTATCCACTGTGGCGGGTTGAATGTAGA GTTGGTATTGAAGAACAGGCTGTGATGTCTCTGCTCAGCACAGTCTCGGAAGTACATCAGGTTCGTTCCGCATTCACTCGAGGATCAACACAGGGCAGTATCTATATCGAATGTAAAATGAACCAAGCCCTCGTCGACCTTCTTCTACGGACACCAGGTGTACTGCGTAACGGCTTGGGTATCAAACGACAGCTCATCGACTCTTCAGAGTATAGTCAAGTGCTTGGGATGAGGGATGGTCCCGTGGACGTCGGTGCATGGGTAGTCATCAAGAAAGGCTTGTACAAGGGAGACGTTGGCGTGGTTTCACAAAAAAGTTTTCAACATGCCCGTATTCTCCTCATTCCTCGGCTACATACGACCCCACAGAACCCCCTCAAGCGAAAATCATCGACTGTTAAGCCGGCTGCTAAGCTCTTCGATCCGGATCACTTTCGACAGCTTTTCCCAACCGACGTGCAGAGCCGTGGGCCTGATTGCTACTGCTTTCGCGATATGGACTTCGAACAAGGGCTTCTGGCCCAAAATTTGGACCACCGTTCATTCACAGTTAACGTCAAGGACATACCCCATGACTTCTACACCATGTTTAGAATGAGCCAACACCCAGCAGTTAATCGCTCGCATATGCCACGCCCGCGCGAATGGACTTTGAAAGAAGGCGACGCGGTTCTCATTTGCAGCACCCCTTCAACCTCTACGTCGTTTTTTGCCCCAGCTATCTTGAAGGTTATGGATACCTACTATGCGGAAGTCCTCGAAATAGGGACACACGGTGTACCTCTAGCCGACAACCCAACAAAACGTGTGCCGTGGCAAGAAATCAGGAAGGATGTTAAAATCGGACAACATGTTTGTGTACGGGGTGGACATCATACTGGCAAGACAGGCTGGGTAGTTGCTCTCAAAGATGATCGAGTTCATTTTGTCAGCAAGAAGTTTGAAGGTGAAATACCTACTTATTTTAGGGATGGTGACGAGGTCATTGAA TCAACAGAGGTTTTTGTCAACTTTGTAGACATTGCAAAGGAGCCCGTCGTGCTGCACCACAAGCACGAGCCAGAACAAACTGCCATAATCCCTTATGTGCGCCAGCCAGAATCTGGTCCCCTTCCCAAGACGCCTCCACATCCATGGTGTGGAGTAAAAGTGAAGATATCTAAGCAGCACCATCCTCGAAAAGGCGAATACGGAGTAATTCAGGATGTCAAGGAAAATCTCGATGACAATACTATAACGTTGCACATGCAGTTGACGCGATACGACCCGAATGCCCCATTTCACAGAATATCAGTCCGTTACGACGACGTCGTTGAATTTGC ATCTTCTCTTGAGCTCGTCCTGTTCCTTGATCCCGGTGAGGGTCATATTCGACCTACCCCAACGCAAACTTTGTCTACGCCGCAACCCGAGCAAGGTCATGATACATCCGCCCATCACCCTTATCTGATGGAGAGGCCGTCTGGTAGTGCAACGCCCCTTCcgacaccagcaccaaatAATTTGTCTTCTCCACCTAGTCCAGCTTGGGACCCCTCTTCGAGAACTCCGTTATCTGATTCCGTGGCGTCTGATCCATTGTGGATGCCTCCAGCACCACCCCCACATGTCCTCTTGAACCCAAAACTCGTGGGAGTTAAACTGAATGCTGTAGTTGACGGCGGAGATTTTTCTAAGCAGCTAATTGCAGTGTCTATCGAGCTTCATGGCAACGAGGTTGTTCTCCGACATAAAAAATATCACACATGGATTTCATTAGAACCCCGTTGGGTCACCCCTAAATACCCTCATCCAATTCACGACAACAACCTTCTCGTCGTCATAAAAGGAGATCACAGCGGCAAATACGTTCGTCGCATTCATCACCGACTAGATCAGCTAACCAAGAAAATCAACATTATTCTATCCGTTGTGGCCAGGACCGTCGGCTCGCCTGATTCCTTAACTGGCGAGCAATTGGAACTCGATCCGCAGTTTCTTTGTACTGTTCccgaaacaaagaaagaaagagaattgaACTGGCGTGTCATGAATACAACGCGAGCTATGCATAATCGCGGACCTAGTCAAAATCAGTAG